A stretch of Ipomoea triloba cultivar NCNSP0323 chromosome 11, ASM357664v1 DNA encodes these proteins:
- the LOC115995746 gene encoding glucose-1-phosphate adenylyltransferase small subunit 2, chloroplastic: protein MAAATIGALSSPYTGGVGERIDGDVSKASFRRLSFASSHLSGDKLMPLPPRRLRSGGKSSEVRTAPFIVSPKAVSDSQNSQTCLDPDASRSVLGIILGGGAGTRLYPLTKKRAKPAVPLGANYRLIDIPVSNCLNSNISKIYVLTQFNSASLNRHLSRAYASNMGGYKNEGFVEVLAAQQSPENPNWFQGTADAVRQYLWLFEEHNVLEFLVLAGDHLYRMDYERFIQAHRETDADITVAALPMDEKRATAFGLMKIDEEGRIIEFAEKPKGEQLKAMKVDTTILGLDDQRAKEMPYIASMGIYVVSKDVMVNLLRQKFPGANDFGSEVIPGATSIGLRVQAYLFDGYWEDIGTIEAFYNANLGITKKPVPDFSFYDRSAPIYTQPRYLPPSKMLDADVTDSVIGEGCVIKNCKIHHSVVGLRSCISEGAIIEDTLLMGADYYETDADRRLLAAKGSVPIGIGRNSHIKRAIIDKNARIGNDVKIINNDNVQEAARETEGYFIKSGIVTIIKDALIPSGTII, encoded by the exons ATGGCAGCAGCGACGATCGGAGCTTTGTCGTCTCCGTATACCGGCGGCGTTGGGGAGAGAATCGACGGTGATGTTAGCAAGGCGTCGTTCCGGAGGTTGTCGTTCGCGTCGTCTCATCTCTCTGGCGATAAGCTGATGCCATTGCCTCCTCGACGGCTTCGTTCCGGCGGTAAATCCTCCGAGGTTCGGACTGCTCCGTTCATCGTTTCTCCAAAGGCTGTTTCCGATTCGCAGAATTCGCAGACTTGTCTAGATCCTGATGCTAGCCGA AGTGTCTTGGGAATTATCCTCGGAGGTGGTGCTGGGACCAGACTCTATCCTCTCACAAAGAAGCGGGCAAAGCCAGCTGTTCCACTTGGAGCAAATTATCGTCTAATTGATATCCCTGTGAGCAATTGCTTGAACAGTAACATATCCAAGATCTATGTTCTTACACAATTTAACTCTGCATCACTTAATCGTCACCTCTCACGGGCATATGCAAGTAACATGGGTGGTTACAAAAATGAAGGCTTTGTGGAAGTTCTTGCTGCTCAGCAAAGTCCTGAGAACCCCAATTGGTTCCAG GGTACTGCTGATGCAGTCAGACAATATCTATGGCTTTTTGAGGAGCACAATGTTCTTGAATTCCTGGTTCTCGCTGGAGATCACCTATACCGAATGGATTATGAGAGGTTCATTCAAGCCCACAGAGAAACAGATGCGGATATTACAGTTGCTGCACTGCCAATGGATGAGAAACGTGCCACTGCCTTTGGTCTCATGAAGATTGATGAAGAAGGAAGGATTATTGAATTTGCAGAGAAACCAAAAGGAGAACAGTTGAAAGCTATGAAg GTTGATACCACTATTTTAGGTCTTGATGATCAGAGAGCTAAAGAGATGCCTTATATTGCAAGTATGGGAATATATGTTGTAAGTAAAGATGTGATGGTTAACTTACTTCGACAAAAGTTCCCTGGAGCAAATGATTTTGGAAGTGAAGTTATTCCTGGTGCAACATCCATTGGATTGAGA GTTCAAGCTTATTTGTTTGATGGCTACTGGGAGGATATTGGTACAATTGAAGCCTTCTATAATGCCAATTTGGGAATCACAAAAAAGCCTGTGCCAGATTTCAG CTTCTATGACCGATCAGCTCCCATTTACACTCAACCTCGATATTTACCTCCTTCTAAAATGCTTGATGCTGATGTCACAGACAGCGTTATTGGTGAAGGTTGTGTAATCAAG AACTGTAAAATTCACCATTCTGTGGTTGGACTTAGATCATGCATATCGGAGGGAGCAATTATAGAAGATACATTATTGATGGGAGCTGATTACTATGAG ACGGATGCTGACAGGAGGCTTCTGGCTGCAAAGGGAAGTGTTCCAATTGGAATTGGCAGGAATTCACACATCAAAAGAGCAATCATTGACAAGAATGCACGTATTGGGAATGATGTGAAG ATCATTAACAATGACAATGTTCAAGAAGCAGCTAGGGAAACTGAAGGATATTTCATTAAAAGTGGAATCGTCACAATCATCAAGGATGCATTGATTCCCAGTGGAACCATAATCTAG
- the LOC115995628 gene encoding ras-related protein RABB1c-like — MSYAYLFKYIIIGDTGVGKSCLLLQFTDKRFQPVHDLTIGVEFGARMITIDNKPIKLQIWDTAGQESFRSITRSYYRGAAGALLVYDITRRETFNHLASWLEDARQHANANMTVMLIGNKCDLAHRRAVSTEEGEQFAKENGLIFMEASAKTAQNVEEAFIRTASTIYKKIQEGVFDVSNESYGIKVGYGGIPGPSIGRDGAPAPGGGCCS; from the exons ATGTCGTACGCCTACCTCTTCAAGTACATCATCATCGGCGACACCG GTGTTGGGAAATCATGCCTTCTTTTGCAATTTACTGACAAACGCTTTCAACCTGTTCATGATTTGACCATTGGTGTCGAATTTGGTGCTAGAATGATTACGATTGACAACAAGCCAATTAAACTACAGATTTGGGACACG GCTGGTCAAGAATCATTTAGATCTATTACAAGGTCTTACTACAGAGGTGCTGCTGGTGCATTACTAGTTTATGATATCACAAG GCGGGAAACTTTTAATCACCTTGCTAGTTGGTTGGAAGATGCAAGGCAGCATGCAAATGCAAACATGACAGTAATGTTGATAGGGAACAAGTGTGATCTTGCTCACAGAAGAGCTGTTAGCACAGAGGAAGGCGAGCAGTTTGCCAAGGAAAACGGTTTAATATTTATGGAGGCCTCTGCTAAAACAGCACAGAATGTGGAGGAG GCATTTATCAGAACCGCCTCAacaatatataagaaaatacagGAGGGAGTTTTTGACGTATCAAATGAG TCTTATGGGATAAAGGTTGGTTATGGTGGCATCCCGGGGCCATCAATCGGAAGAGATGGAGCTCCTGCTCCAGGAGGGGGTTGCTGCAGCTGA
- the LOC115997306 gene encoding uncharacterized protein LOC115997306, producing MKQKVVIKLSMNNHKSRAKALKIAVGQQGVESVAIKGKENNQLEVVGQVDAVVLATLLRKCLGKAELVSVGAAAGDKNANKAETPAAQVQHYGYIYPSYSQYVVPYHMY from the exons ATGAAG CAAAAGGTGGTCATTAAGCTTTCTATGAACAATCACAAGTCTCGTGCCAAAGCCTTGAAGATCGCCGTCGGTCAGCAAG GAGTGGAGTCTGTAGCCATAAAGGGGAAGGAAAATAACCAGTTAGAGGTGGTGGGACAGGTGGACGCGGTGGTGCTAGCCACTCTGCTAAGGAAGTGCTTGGGCAAGGCGGAGCTGGTGAGCGTTGGGGCCGCCGCCGGCGACAAAAATGCAAACAAGGCCGAGACTCCGGCGGCCCAAGTGCAACATTATGGGTATATCTACCCTTCTTATTCCCAGTACGTGGTGCCGTACCACATGTATTAA
- the LOC115997179 gene encoding uncharacterized protein LOC115997179: MAEQKVVIKLEVNGERPASLARRMGVGMLKTMLPFECVSGHFKHSADQNKSKAMQIAVGFGVNSTALEGEGKDELVVKGVIDAAELVRVLRDKVGGAHIKSVGPADDKKEKEKKEKEAKEKEEKERMEKMMSSGLVYPWPHHQPLIYEVPDYSPRGCFF; encoded by the exons ATGGCCGAG CAAAAAGTGGTGATTAAGCTTGAGGTGAATGGGGAGAGGCCAGCTTCATTAGCAAGGAGGATGGGAGTGGGTATGTTGAAGACGATGCTGCCATTCGAATGCGTATCAGGACACTTTAAACACTCTGCTGACCAAAATAAAAGCAAAGCCATGCAGATTGCAGTGGGATTTG GAGTGAATTCGACCGCACTGGAAGGCGAAGGAAAGGATGAGTTAGTAGTGAAAGGAGTAATCGATGCGGCGGAGCTGGTGAGGGTGCTGAGGGACAAGGTAGGCGGCGCTCATATTAAGAGCGTCGGGCCGGCAGATGataagaaagagaaagagaagaaagagaagGAGGCAAAGGAGAAGGAGGAAAAGGAAAGGATGGAGAAGATGATGAGTTCTGGATTGGTGTATCCTTGGCCACATCATCAACCATTGATATACGAGGTTCCTGATTACAGCCCTCGTGGCTGCTTCTTCTGA
- the LOC115996339 gene encoding heavy metal-associated isoprenylated plant protein 47-like translates to MAGQKAVIKLEVNGKRPASIAKKMGVGMLKTILPFEFVSECFNHTAPQNKSKAMQIAVGFHGVNSAGLEGEGKDELVVKGVFDAVELVALLRERVGGATIKSVGPEEEKKKEEPKKEDPKKDDDKKPPENSAVVHPWPSQPLVLYEIPEYTPRCFPF, encoded by the exons ATGGCCGGG CAAAAAGCAGTGATTAAACTTGAGGTGAATGGGAAGAGGCCAGcttcaatagcaaagaagatGGGAGTGGGTATGTTGAAGACGATTCTGCCATTCGAGTTCGTATCAGAATGCTTTAACCACACTGCTCCCCAGAATAAAAGCAAAGCCATGCAGATAGCAGTGGGATTCCATG GAGTGAACTCGGCAGGACTGGAAGGGGAAGGAAAGGATGAGCTAGTTGTGAAAGGAGTATTCGATGCGGTGGAGCTGGTGGCGTTGCTGAGGGAAAGGGTCGGCGGAGCCACCATTAAGAGCGTGGGTCCTGAAgaggaaaagaagaaagaagaacccAAAAAGGAAGATCCCAAGAAAGATGATGATAAGAAGCCGCCGGAAAATTCAGCAGTCGTGCATCCTTGGCCTTCTCAGCCATTAGTATTATACGAGATTCCTGAATATACGCCGAGATGCTTCCCTTtctga
- the LOC115996346 gene encoding cytochrome b561 domain-containing protein At2g30890-like: MEPLLKMLSSAISAGFFTLLLLPFPLIQGHAERDWNHTHNKHNLHQVNPKLLFEIKLHGFLLWASLGFLMPVGILVIRMSHREEHGRRVKIMFYTHVVLEILAVLLATAGAAMSLKHFDNSFSNTHQRLGLALYIIVWLQTLIGILRPHRGSKARSVWFFAHWLLGTALSLLGVINIYTGLQAYNKRTSRSTNIWTIIFSTQISLLVFFYLFQEKWHYIKNKAGSILGSNEAVQPTTDQETFPVVADNEKKADVC, from the exons ATGGAACCTCTCCTCAAAATGCTGTCTTCTGCTATCTCTGCTGGTTTCTtcactcttcttcttctaccaTTTCCATTGATTCAAGGCCATGCAGAAAGAGATTGGAACCACACACACAACAAACACAATCTTCATCAG GTGAATCCAAAGCTGCTGTTTGAGATCAAACTTCATGGGTTTCTCCTCTGGGCTTCCCTAGGTTTCTTGATGCCTGTTGGCATTCTGGTGATAAGAATGTCTCACAGAGAGGAACATGGAAGAAGGGTGAAGATCATGTTCTATACACATGTTGTCCTAGAG ATACTTGCTGTCCTCCTTGCAACAGCAGGAGCAGCAATGTCACTGAAACACTTCGACAACTCTTTTAGCAACACTCACCAGAGGTTAGGATTAGCCCTTTACATCATCGTATGGCTGCAAACCTTAATTGGAATCCTACGGCCACACAG GGGGAGCAAGGCAAGGAGTGTGTGGTTTTTTGCACACTGGTTACTTGGCACTGCACTCTCATTATTGGGAGTAATCAACATCTACACTGGCCTGCAAGCCTACAACAAGAGAACATCAAGAAGCACAAACATTTGGACCATAATTTTCAGCACCCAGATTTCTCTTCTTGTCTTCTTCTATCTTTTCCAAGAAAAATGGCACTATATAAAGAACAAAGCAGGCTCCATTTTGGGCAGCAATGAAGCAGTACAACCTACGACAGATCAAGAAACATTCCCAGTAGTAGCAGACAATGAGAAAAAGGCAGATGTATGCTAA